One Sphingomicrobium sp. XHP0239 DNA segment encodes these proteins:
- a CDS encoding glycosyltransferase family 2 protein: MKFSICVPNYNYAGYVGETLRSVLTQDADVEVIVADNASSDDSVAVVEALDDDRIELRRNATNVGFAGNLDRATRGASGDRMILLSSDDLAEPEALPAYRALADALGPASERAIFGSTVNIIDGEGRKTGSGGFPERFWSSAKIDPELSEQIGHTVYRAAARDVLRDALSVLQTPYAFATTCYPRKLYEALEGYVGGYLYNPDKMFAWRLLAIADEAFFIDAPLFSYRVHDANQQAGQRASGALKHLMDQYRATFDIDPAVLDAAGLDKTDLAAAFIEQDIALRGLRLVAEGERKLARRGLDFGRAAYPGLVGRSTRIAQLRALLAMGPLGSAVAKRRLDKALSAYRDGAFR; this comes from the coding sequence ATGAAGTTCAGCATCTGTGTCCCGAATTATAATTACGCCGGCTACGTCGGCGAGACCCTCCGCAGCGTTCTGACGCAGGATGCGGACGTCGAGGTGATTGTCGCCGACAATGCGAGCAGCGACGACAGCGTTGCGGTGGTCGAAGCGCTCGACGACGATCGGATCGAGCTGCGCCGGAATGCGACGAACGTCGGTTTTGCCGGCAATCTCGATCGGGCGACGCGGGGAGCGAGCGGGGATCGCATGATCCTCCTGTCCTCGGACGATCTGGCGGAGCCCGAGGCATTGCCTGCCTATCGGGCCCTCGCCGACGCGCTCGGCCCGGCGTCCGAACGGGCGATCTTCGGTTCGACCGTCAACATCATCGATGGCGAGGGCAGGAAAACGGGTTCTGGCGGCTTCCCCGAACGCTTCTGGTCCTCGGCGAAGATCGATCCGGAGCTCAGCGAGCAGATCGGTCACACGGTCTATCGCGCGGCGGCCAGGGACGTTCTTCGCGACGCTTTGTCGGTGCTGCAGACGCCCTATGCGTTCGCCACCACCTGTTATCCGCGTAAGCTCTACGAGGCGCTGGAGGGCTATGTCGGCGGCTATCTCTACAATCCCGACAAGATGTTCGCATGGCGTTTGTTGGCGATCGCGGATGAGGCCTTCTTCATCGACGCGCCGCTCTTCTCCTATCGGGTCCACGACGCCAACCAGCAGGCGGGACAGCGGGCCTCGGGCGCGCTCAAGCATTTGATGGACCAGTATCGGGCGACCTTCGACATCGATCCCGCGGTGCTGGACGCAGCGGGGCTCGACAAGACGGATCTGGCAGCCGCGTTCATCGAACAGGACATCGCGCTACGCGGCCTGAGGCTCGTGGCCGAGGGCGAGCGGAAACTGGCGAGGCGCGGGCTCGATTTCGGCCGCGCGGCCTATCCCGGTCTTGTCGGTCGATCGACGCGGATCGCACAGCTACGTGCGTTGCTGGCGATGGGGCCGCTGGGGAGCGCCGTAGCGAAACGGCGCCTCGACAAGGCCCTGTCAGCCTATCGCGACGGCGCGTTTCGATGA
- a CDS encoding O-antigen ligase family protein, with the protein MANGSARRMTSASRKGRSSRSPVEGGERTTATLLEREQQTKVVPWALGILLVSMIAGGGSTRGGAVEAVLVVLGIAMIATLSLLHWTGLRRVGRGTMTLVALYGGLALLALFQILPVAGPWTISTLHLLAQEIRQVAGWQGPHPTLSLDPDATRRFAASLSIPAAVAFAVAGAGMQERRRILFAIALVAGASTLLAVLQWALDGQAWLLPYEPFGRAKGGLMNNVNHQGLLASLGLLAAAGHYAMRKREPLVRMKLRERKGYRRNRAIPRIWWVVGVAVWTVVGVAVSLSMAALLLGALTLVGLPFILRFERAPGKAPLAIAGVLVALLAVAAVVLFAEPLTDPGERSVTARFAVYPALFDLLRESFPWGIGLGAFVASYRTQERLETLMSSYLNHAHNEPLQFLIETGLPGLLVLGIVGVLLARTTRRRWHERSLPKRRMMLTALFALFLVALHSMVDFPLRTTSIASACAAFLALVVTQAPRPADAIRVAPVRLLAGVPMAALVALLALPSYQSWTAQHLASSGLSERALTSDPAHPQALAGRAWRSVQDRPADARADARAAIAGAPLQSSALRTLLVLDGEADRIDREGWSLAGQLGWHDPVTQTVLAVDDLQRGDNAAASQHIIALLSRGGMTPELSALVRPQLLNEDFRRSLVGSLEGRGALLNPLVQVDAQTSGEELDAIAALSVQLLEDGHSISTQRLVSLLNRLVLAGHREQAVAVEQARIAAGPVGQGYGPSTRSPFDFAPGNRGNARIRVTQGNERLIIVGDGGASASLVGRYLPVAPGPVRIEAQLEVPRGDPRVALQLECPGSGQAEVTFADRAGTIRLETEARCYAPLLTVRIVDADAPYRIELIDWNTM; encoded by the coding sequence ATGGCCAACGGCAGCGCCCGTCGCATGACCAGCGCATCGCGAAAAGGACGATCGTCGCGCAGTCCGGTGGAAGGGGGTGAGCGCACGACGGCGACGTTGCTGGAGCGCGAACAGCAAACGAAGGTCGTCCCCTGGGCGCTCGGCATTCTGCTCGTTTCGATGATCGCGGGCGGCGGAAGCACGCGCGGCGGCGCCGTCGAGGCGGTGCTGGTCGTGCTGGGGATCGCCATGATCGCCACGCTCTCTCTCCTGCACTGGACCGGTCTTCGCCGTGTCGGGAGGGGCACGATGACGCTCGTCGCGCTCTACGGCGGACTGGCCCTGCTGGCCCTTTTCCAGATCCTTCCCGTGGCGGGCCCGTGGACGATATCGACATTGCACCTGCTGGCGCAGGAAATTCGACAGGTCGCCGGATGGCAGGGACCGCATCCGACACTGAGCCTCGACCCCGATGCGACGCGACGCTTCGCGGCCAGCCTGTCGATCCCCGCGGCCGTCGCCTTCGCGGTCGCGGGCGCGGGGATGCAGGAGCGGCGCCGTATCCTCTTCGCCATTGCGCTGGTGGCGGGCGCGAGCACCCTCCTGGCTGTGCTGCAGTGGGCGTTGGACGGACAGGCGTGGCTGCTGCCGTACGAGCCGTTCGGCCGGGCCAAGGGGGGATTGATGAACAACGTCAATCACCAGGGCCTGCTCGCCTCGCTGGGATTGCTTGCGGCCGCGGGGCATTACGCCATGCGCAAGCGCGAACCCCTGGTTCGAATGAAGCTGCGCGAACGCAAAGGCTATCGCCGCAATCGCGCGATACCGCGCATCTGGTGGGTCGTCGGCGTGGCCGTCTGGACCGTAGTCGGTGTAGCGGTCAGCCTTTCGATGGCCGCGCTTCTTCTGGGCGCGCTCACGCTGGTAGGCCTTCCGTTCATTCTCCGCTTCGAACGGGCGCCGGGAAAGGCGCCGCTGGCCATTGCCGGAGTGCTCGTCGCGTTGCTGGCCGTCGCAGCCGTGGTGCTGTTTGCCGAACCGCTCACTGATCCCGGCGAGCGCAGCGTCACCGCCCGGTTCGCGGTCTATCCGGCCTTGTTCGACCTGCTTCGCGAAAGCTTTCCGTGGGGGATCGGGCTGGGTGCGTTCGTCGCCTCTTATCGCACACAGGAGAGGCTCGAGACGCTCATGAGCTCCTACCTCAACCATGCGCATAACGAGCCGCTGCAGTTCCTCATCGAAACCGGGCTGCCCGGTCTCCTCGTCCTCGGCATCGTCGGCGTGCTGCTGGCCCGCACGACCCGGCGCCGATGGCACGAACGTTCGCTTCCCAAACGGCGAATGATGCTGACAGCGCTGTTCGCCCTTTTCCTGGTGGCGCTCCATTCCATGGTCGACTTCCCGCTGCGCACCACGAGTATCGCCAGTGCGTGCGCCGCTTTCCTCGCGCTCGTCGTGACACAGGCACCGCGTCCCGCCGATGCGATCCGAGTGGCCCCTGTCCGCCTGCTGGCGGGCGTGCCGATGGCCGCGCTCGTCGCACTGCTAGCACTACCCTCCTACCAGTCGTGGACCGCCCAGCATCTTGCCTCCAGCGGCCTCAGCGAGCGAGCCCTCACCAGCGACCCCGCTCACCCGCAGGCGCTGGCCGGACGGGCGTGGCGTTCGGTGCAGGATCGACCTGCCGACGCTCGCGCCGATGCGCGTGCAGCGATCGCGGGTGCGCCGCTTCAATCGTCCGCACTACGGACCCTCCTCGTTCTCGACGGGGAAGCCGACCGGATCGACCGCGAAGGCTGGTCGCTTGCGGGGCAGCTCGGGTGGCACGACCCCGTGACGCAGACGGTGCTGGCGGTCGACGATCTCCAGCGCGGCGACAACGCAGCGGCATCGCAGCATATCATCGCTCTCCTCAGCCGGGGGGGCATGACTCCCGAACTGTCGGCGCTGGTTCGCCCGCAGTTGCTCAACGAGGATTTTCGTCGATCGCTGGTCGGCAGTCTCGAAGGACGAGGCGCGCTTCTCAACCCACTTGTCCAGGTCGACGCGCAGACCAGCGGCGAGGAACTCGATGCGATCGCCGCCTTGAGCGTCCAGCTGCTGGAGGATGGCCATTCGATTTCGACGCAACGGCTCGTCAGCCTGCTCAACCGGCTGGTGCTCGCCGGTCACCGCGAGCAGGCCGTCGCGGTCGAACAGGCCCGGATCGCCGCCGGCCCCGTCGGGCAGGGATACGGCCCCTCGACGCGATCCCCCTTCGATTTTGCGCCGGGCAACCGCGGCAATGCGCGGATCCGGGTCACGCAGGGGAACGAGCGGCTCATCATCGTCGGCGACGGTGGGGCCAGTGCCAGCCTCGTCGGACGATATCTGCCCGTGGCGCCGGGGCCTGTGCGGATCGAAGCGCAACTGGAGGTGCCGAGAGGCGACCCGCGCGTCGCGCTGCAGCTCGAATGTCCCGGTTCGGGGCAGGCGGAAGTGACCTTCGCCGACCGCGCCGGCACGATCCGGCTGGAGACGGAAGCGCGCTGCTACGCCCCCTTGCTCACCGTGCGGATCGTGGACGCCGACGCCCCATATCGGATCGAGCTGATTGACTGGAACACGATGTGA
- a CDS encoding Coenzyme F420 hydrogenase/dehydrogenase, beta subunit C-terminal domain, giving the protein MNELIETPAPGERPVADPRTVEEREIAPYRQLWAGFAANDEERERVAAGGLVTSLMALALREGVVDGVVLSRADFSSGDIGHSIDIVTDPDEVQRYGKSVYFNIPIEREWRRLEQFDGRLGLVGLPCQTRILRSLQAKGTRLQNVELVVSLFCGHNNEVDLWHLVLERLGIDRRDIVDMRTNRQYMRGGIELEKADGRVIEIPFREFNTFRRLWLFSKDLCRHCPEHLGAEADLSIGDIFIPDFLDANIKHSSLVVRTPAAEKLVSMAMEKGVVSLKEVPARAIYKAQKPLIVTSGDDKARYYANRMFGHKAKKPADGPFRLRAFLSYALLMGNDRASRTRVGRWAFLKAPTVLLYGYIKVLNLLKSRLDPIPRERLEGPSTDAIEAPRRT; this is encoded by the coding sequence ATGAACGAATTGATCGAAACACCCGCACCGGGCGAGCGTCCCGTCGCTGACCCGCGCACGGTCGAGGAGCGCGAGATTGCGCCCTATCGGCAGCTATGGGCAGGCTTTGCGGCGAACGATGAGGAGCGCGAACGGGTCGCGGCGGGCGGGCTCGTCACATCGCTGATGGCGCTGGCACTGCGCGAAGGGGTCGTGGACGGCGTCGTCCTGTCCCGCGCGGATTTCTCCAGCGGCGACATCGGCCATTCGATCGACATCGTCACCGATCCCGACGAGGTCCAGCGATACGGCAAGAGCGTCTATTTCAACATTCCGATCGAACGCGAGTGGCGTCGCCTCGAACAGTTCGACGGTCGGCTGGGGCTGGTCGGATTGCCGTGCCAGACCCGCATCCTTCGTAGCCTGCAGGCCAAGGGCACGCGGCTGCAGAACGTCGAACTCGTCGTTTCGCTGTTCTGCGGTCACAACAACGAGGTCGATCTGTGGCATCTCGTGCTCGAACGGCTGGGAATCGACCGACGTGACATTGTCGATATGCGCACGAACCGCCAGTACATGCGCGGCGGGATCGAACTGGAAAAGGCCGACGGCCGCGTCATCGAAATCCCCTTCCGCGAATTCAACACCTTTCGGCGGCTGTGGCTGTTCTCGAAGGACCTGTGCCGCCACTGCCCCGAACATCTCGGCGCGGAGGCGGATCTCAGTATCGGCGACATCTTCATTCCCGACTTTCTCGACGCGAATATCAAGCACAGTTCGCTGGTCGTCCGCACTCCGGCGGCGGAGAAGCTCGTCTCGATGGCGATGGAAAAGGGGGTCGTGTCGCTGAAGGAGGTGCCGGCCCGAGCCATCTACAAGGCCCAGAAGCCGCTCATCGTGACGTCGGGCGACGACAAGGCGCGCTACTACGCCAACCGGATGTTTGGGCACAAGGCGAAGAAGCCGGCGGACGGCCCTTTCCGTCTTCGGGCCTTTCTTTCCTATGCCTTATTGATGGGCAACGACCGCGCCTCGCGTACTCGCGTCGGCCGCTGGGCTTTCCTGAAGGCGCCGACCGTTCTTCTCTACGGCTATATCAAGGTGCTCAACCTGCTGAAATCGCGTCTCGATCCGATTCCGCGCGAGCGGCTGGAAGGGCCCTCGACCGATGCCATCGAGGCGCCTCGACGCACCTGA
- a CDS encoding polysaccharide pyruvyl transferase family protein codes for MTDRSRPVVLVTKTATQNQGNQALSIAWRDFLVDCYPERSVRLVERGPAYLKRYRLSSIAKDRDPVAAFDRIAEKLVAAVPERPDRDPSTGTVRHDASQKQAVRFLKLRRMLNLRGRLMQLGVGRGAYLDRLSYLCNAGLLVVNPAGEFYNRATDTALHYLLETRCAQLAGVPVAFVNLSYEIEDPALLRIARHVLDQCDLVEFRDEESRRHFAANGGAADPVILPDGATMAPVERAEQRGGRGLALAINALQVNHYDLVEPWNALVARLVEREPVTLTSNEWTTDHPFWSRYLSMDGVSAEGRTLPFDEYARLLSQFDVVVSSRLHTCVLGLVAGVPIVPVETGTFKLTGFFNMIGMGDEPIRMEGEDWQDRILERIDAVTANREARLQAQDDAIAKARAEFARVLGRRFGEIELR; via the coding sequence ATGACCGACCGTTCGCGCCCCGTGGTGCTCGTCACCAAGACCGCGACCCAGAACCAGGGCAACCAGGCGCTGTCGATCGCCTGGCGCGATTTTCTCGTGGACTGCTATCCCGAGCGTAGCGTCCGTTTGGTCGAACGTGGCCCCGCCTATCTTAAGCGCTACCGCCTCTCTTCGATCGCGAAGGACCGCGATCCGGTCGCCGCCTTCGATCGGATCGCCGAAAAGCTCGTTGCCGCCGTGCCGGAGCGTCCCGATCGCGATCCTTCGACCGGCACGGTGCGGCACGATGCCTCGCAGAAGCAGGCGGTCCGGTTCCTGAAACTGCGCCGGATGCTCAATCTTCGCGGTCGGTTGATGCAGTTGGGGGTCGGGCGCGGCGCCTACCTCGACCGATTGTCCTACCTCTGCAATGCGGGCCTCCTGGTGGTGAATCCGGCGGGCGAGTTCTACAATCGCGCCACCGACACCGCCCTTCACTATCTGCTCGAGACGCGCTGTGCGCAGCTGGCAGGTGTGCCGGTGGCGTTCGTCAATCTGAGCTACGAGATCGAGGATCCCGCGTTGTTGCGGATTGCCCGACACGTCCTCGATCAGTGCGACCTCGTCGAATTTCGGGACGAGGAAAGCAGGCGCCATTTCGCCGCCAATGGCGGCGCAGCTGACCCCGTCATCCTTCCCGACGGGGCGACCATGGCGCCGGTGGAACGGGCCGAGCAGCGCGGCGGACGCGGGCTCGCGCTCGCCATCAACGCGTTACAGGTCAACCATTACGACCTCGTCGAGCCGTGGAATGCGCTGGTCGCGCGGCTGGTCGAACGCGAGCCCGTCACGCTGACCAGCAACGAATGGACCACCGATCACCCCTTCTGGAGCCGATACCTGTCGATGGACGGGGTCAGCGCGGAGGGACGCACCCTGCCCTTCGACGAATATGCGCGCTTGCTGTCGCAGTTCGACGTCGTCGTGAGCTCGCGGCTCCATACCTGCGTGCTGGGTCTGGTCGCAGGCGTGCCGATCGTTCCGGTCGAGACGGGAACGTTCAAGCTGACCGGTTTCTTCAACATGATCGGAATGGGCGACGAGCCCATTCGGATGGAGGGCGAAGACTGGCAGGACCGCATTCTCGAGCGCATCGACGCTGTGACTGCGAACCGGGAAGCACGACTGCAAGCGCAGGACGATGCGATCGCGAAGGCACGGGCAGAGTTCGCTCGCGTGCTCGGCAGGCGGTTCGGAGAGATCGAGTTGCGCTGA
- a CDS encoding capsular biosynthesis protein, with translation MIVLPMAGLSSRFTQAGYEQPKFMLPLWGGTVFDHAVSSFRGEFDRETLVFIYRETGSVREFLDARLDRLGVRRRALVRLDHETAGQAETVEIGLDQADGVEGALTIFNIDSFRHPKVALPTLDRGSVGNLEIFEGEGDNWSFVEAADDGRTVVRTTEKVPISNLCSDGLYQFASIDLFRSALTAERAEPSSRELYIAPIYNHLIASGERVTYSSIPRDAIVFCGVPDEYEELRGGEPPWPISQEPAATSSNSSS, from the coding sequence ATGATCGTCCTTCCGATGGCCGGATTGAGCAGCCGTTTCACCCAGGCGGGATACGAACAGCCCAAGTTCATGCTGCCGCTGTGGGGTGGCACGGTGTTCGACCATGCCGTGTCGAGCTTTCGCGGGGAGTTCGATCGGGAGACACTCGTCTTCATCTACCGCGAGACGGGCAGCGTACGAGAATTTCTCGACGCGCGTCTCGATCGCCTCGGTGTTCGGCGTCGCGCGCTCGTTCGGCTCGATCACGAAACGGCGGGACAGGCGGAAACGGTCGAGATCGGGCTGGACCAGGCCGACGGCGTGGAGGGGGCGTTGACGATCTTCAACATCGATAGTTTCCGCCACCCGAAGGTTGCGCTCCCCACTCTCGACCGTGGATCCGTCGGCAATCTGGAAATCTTCGAGGGGGAGGGGGATAACTGGTCTTTCGTCGAGGCAGCGGACGACGGGCGAACGGTCGTGCGTACCACCGAAAAGGTGCCGATCAGCAATCTTTGCAGTGACGGGCTCTACCAGTTCGCCTCGATCGACCTTTTCCGATCGGCACTGACCGCCGAACGGGCCGAGCCCTCAAGCCGCGAACTCTACATCGCGCCGATCTACAACCACCTCATCGCAAGTGGCGAGCGGGTGACCTATTCGTCGATCCCGCGAGACGCCATCGTCTTTTGTGGCGTTCCCGACGAATATGAGGAACTGCGTGGCGGCGAGCCGCCCTGGCCGATATCTCAAGAGCCGGCTGCAACATCCTCAAACAGCTCCTCGTAG
- a CDS encoding oligosaccharide flippase family protein — translation MTLARGDDRNIGRMVGMAGAQLFSAKIVRLAITVGATAVLARLLTPADFGIFAIVAVFVAAARAVLEGLIDVPAIRDDDLDAEGLANLIWTGMLLMAGLGLLLVLLGSVAAETLGSANFREVLPVTALCLLIQPFTVAGTAVLRRTHRFAVISLTMPITGFLFGATAIALALLDFGFWSLVLADILVQLVTMAYIVVRSGISLRVPAAFRPRRAFSSGGASLVTKTQVWAWANLDTLFASIFLGPTAAGIYSRAYSLTTQMKEPFGLLEQVVRQAFVGQRTLDDDVAAANVRNGLRLITLVSSLMAGAAIALREPVVAVLLGAQWGAVVLPFTILAAVLPLKIARSYLDGFSYARGSIVAMQKRNWIVLTIFLSLLLFFADEGVSAIAWVVGFTYLIAPLFVGDKVDRRFAGNRVERFAIMLPSWAMGAAIALTAELPSRFFTVSQNEDWMARFLSAGFLCAIALWISSRYWLPMIRHKTR, via the coding sequence ATGACCCTTGCCAGGGGCGATGACCGCAATATCGGCCGAATGGTCGGGATGGCCGGTGCACAGCTGTTTTCGGCCAAGATCGTGCGCCTGGCGATCACAGTCGGCGCAACGGCGGTTCTCGCCCGGCTGCTGACGCCTGCGGACTTCGGAATTTTCGCGATCGTCGCGGTGTTCGTCGCAGCGGCGCGGGCGGTGCTGGAGGGGCTGATCGACGTGCCCGCCATCCGCGACGACGATCTGGATGCCGAAGGCTTGGCCAATCTGATCTGGACCGGGATGCTGCTGATGGCGGGCCTCGGGCTGCTTCTCGTCCTGCTCGGAAGCGTGGCGGCGGAGACGCTGGGTTCCGCGAACTTTCGCGAGGTGCTGCCGGTCACCGCGCTGTGCCTGCTGATCCAGCCGTTCACCGTCGCGGGCACAGCCGTGCTGCGCCGCACACATCGCTTCGCGGTCATTTCGCTGACCATGCCGATTACCGGCTTTTTGTTCGGTGCGACGGCAATAGCACTGGCGCTCCTGGACTTCGGCTTCTGGAGCCTGGTTCTGGCCGATATCCTCGTCCAGCTCGTGACGATGGCCTATATCGTCGTGCGATCGGGCATCTCGCTGCGCGTTCCGGCGGCGTTTCGACCGAGGCGCGCCTTCTCCAGCGGCGGTGCCAGTCTCGTCACCAAGACACAGGTGTGGGCGTGGGCCAATCTCGATACGTTGTTCGCCAGTATCTTTCTCGGCCCGACGGCGGCCGGCATCTACAGCCGCGCCTACAGCCTGACGACGCAGATGAAGGAGCCTTTCGGCCTGCTCGAACAAGTGGTGCGGCAGGCATTCGTCGGGCAACGCACACTCGACGACGACGTGGCCGCGGCGAACGTGCGCAACGGATTGCGGCTCATCACGCTGGTATCCAGCCTGATGGCGGGCGCGGCCATCGCGCTGCGCGAACCGGTCGTGGCCGTCCTGCTCGGCGCACAATGGGGCGCAGTAGTCCTCCCATTCACAATACTTGCAGCAGTCCTGCCGCTCAAAATCGCGAGGTCCTATCTCGACGGCTTCTCTTATGCTCGCGGATCGATTGTCGCGATGCAGAAGCGAAATTGGATTGTGCTTACGATTTTCTTGAGTTTGCTTCTGTTTTTCGCAGATGAGGGCGTTTCTGCTATCGCTTGGGTGGTCGGATTTACCTACCTTATAGCGCCGTTGTTTGTCGGGGATAAAGTTGATCGACGTTTCGCTGGCAATCGGGTTGAACGGTTCGCCATTATGCTCCCTAGTTGGGCCATGGGTGCGGCGATTGCTCTAACCGCAGAATTGCCATCAAGATTTTTTACCGTCTCACAAAACGAAGATTGGATGGCACGCTTTTTGAGCGCTGGCTTCCTTTGTGCAATAGCCCTTTGGATATCTTCAAGGTATTGGCTGCCAATGATAAGACACAAGACTAGATGA
- a CDS encoding glycosyltransferase, with protein sequence MTLRLVIASPDLDDAGPHRVLTELITGLDRSRFDPVLLVGHGGGRYFDAVEATLPVEIIGGGRYPVRRFAAAIDQVRPDLVFTTLRMNPTALAARYLQRYRPPVIIRQANAMSVDYARLRNQSLIKHRLAEWGAKRLMRTADRIVAQSEEMAAEVRSVTRGKVPVQAIGNPISVEQTRAAAERQRAASGFEAPPGAPALISVGRLSYQKGYDLLLSAFANILTDHPGAVLTIRGEGEDRASLEKQARDLGIDRSVRLPGTSATVLAEIAAADLFVSSSRYEGFSNAMLEAMALDTPVAATDCPGASRDMIIDGRTGMLASSVDADAIAAAVRRVLSADRAAIAAAARKHVVRAYDKAAIVRAYEELFEDVAAGS encoded by the coding sequence ATGACATTGCGGCTCGTGATCGCCAGTCCCGATCTCGACGACGCAGGTCCGCACCGGGTACTCACCGAACTGATCACGGGGCTGGATCGCTCGCGGTTCGATCCCGTGTTGTTGGTGGGGCATGGCGGCGGACGCTATTTCGATGCGGTCGAAGCGACGCTACCCGTCGAGATCATCGGCGGCGGGCGCTATCCGGTCCGTCGCTTCGCGGCGGCGATCGACCAGGTCCGGCCGGACCTCGTCTTCACCACGTTGCGAATGAACCCCACCGCCCTCGCCGCCCGCTATCTGCAGCGGTACCGCCCGCCCGTCATCATCCGGCAGGCAAACGCCATGAGCGTCGATTATGCACGCCTGCGCAACCAGTCGCTCATCAAGCACCGCCTCGCCGAATGGGGCGCGAAGCGGCTGATGCGGACCGCGGATCGTATCGTGGCGCAATCGGAGGAGATGGCGGCGGAAGTCCGCAGCGTCACGCGCGGAAAAGTCCCCGTGCAAGCGATCGGCAATCCGATCTCGGTCGAACAGACGCGGGCCGCGGCAGAGCGGCAACGCGCGGCATCCGGCTTCGAAGCGCCGCCCGGTGCGCCCGCGCTGATCAGCGTCGGGCGATTATCCTATCAGAAAGGATACGACCTTCTCCTTTCCGCTTTTGCGAACATCCTGACCGACCATCCCGGTGCCGTTCTCACGATCCGCGGCGAGGGAGAAGACCGCGCCTCGCTCGAGAAACAGGCGCGAGACCTCGGCATCGACAGGTCCGTTCGCCTGCCGGGAACGAGCGCCACGGTGCTGGCCGAGATAGCGGCCGCCGACCTGTTCGTTTCGTCGTCGCGCTACGAAGGGTTCAGCAACGCGATGCTCGAGGCGATGGCGCTCGACACGCCGGTCGCGGCAACCGATTGCCCCGGCGCGAGCCGCGACATGATCATCGACGGTCGAACCGGGATGCTGGCTTCGAGCGTCGACGCCGATGCGATCGCGGCGGCGGTCCGGCGCGTGCTGTCAGCCGATCGCGCCGCGATCGCCGCAGCGGCGCGGAAACACGTGGTGCGCGCGTACGACAAGGCCGCGATCGTGCGAGCCTACGAGGAGCTGTTTGAGGATGTTGCAGCCGGCTCTTGA
- a CDS encoding polysaccharide biosynthesis/export family protein → MRILALLSFLFLAACSTPGLDPNSQVVSVQSELPEPTATDMGRNLVAYRLGPTDVINVSVLNADELNREGQVDGAGMFTLPLVGTIQAGGLTPQEMSAVIADRLRGRYLKDPQVSVTLVEARSNTVTIDGAVTQPGVYPVVGEMTLQRAIATARGLNRIAKADRVVVFRTVGGERMAAMFDLNQVRAGQLEDPRIFGNDIIVVGESGVRRFLSEFGGVPILSRFVPAPIP, encoded by the coding sequence ATGCGTATTCTGGCGTTACTATCGTTTCTCTTTCTCGCGGCGTGCTCGACGCCCGGGCTCGACCCCAACAGTCAGGTCGTGTCTGTCCAGAGCGAATTGCCAGAACCCACCGCGACCGACATGGGACGCAACCTCGTCGCCTACCGGCTCGGCCCGACCGACGTCATCAACGTATCGGTGCTGAATGCGGACGAACTGAATCGCGAGGGACAGGTTGACGGCGCGGGCATGTTCACGCTGCCGCTGGTCGGAACGATTCAGGCGGGCGGGCTCACGCCGCAGGAAATGTCGGCGGTAATCGCCGATCGCCTGCGCGGTCGCTATCTCAAGGATCCGCAGGTCTCGGTCACGCTGGTCGAAGCGCGGTCGAACACGGTCACGATCGACGGCGCTGTGACGCAGCCCGGCGTCTATCCGGTGGTCGGCGAAATGACGCTGCAGCGCGCGATCGCGACCGCGCGGGGTCTCAACCGCATCGCGAAGGCGGACCGAGTGGTGGTCTTCCGCACGGTCGGCGGCGAGCGCATGGCGGCGATGTTCGATCTCAATCAGGTGCGCGCCGGTCAGCTCGAGGATCCGCGGATCTTTGGCAACGACATCATCGTCGTGGGGGAAAGTGGGGTTCGCCGCTTCCTGAGCGAATTCGGCGGCGTTCCGATCCTGTCTCGCTTCGTTCCGGCCCCGATTCCCTAG